Proteins from a single region of Streptomyces griseiscabiei:
- a CDS encoding response regulator transcription factor: protein MTRPAPARILLADDHALVRQGVRLILDAQPDLTVVAEAADGVEAVARAREGDIDLAVLDIAMPHRTGLQAARELSRLRPEPRTLMLTMYDNEQYFFEALKAGASGYVPKSVADRDLVEACRAALRDEPFIYPGAETTLIRTYLDRARTGDRLPERPITEREEEILKLVAEGHTSKEIARLLVISAKTVERHRANLLHKLGLRDRLELTRYAIRTGLTEP, encoded by the coding sequence ATGACCCGGCCCGCCCCGGCCCGCATCCTCCTCGCCGACGACCACGCCCTCGTCCGCCAGGGCGTGCGTCTCATCCTCGACGCCCAGCCCGATCTGACGGTCGTGGCGGAGGCCGCCGACGGTGTGGAGGCGGTCGCGCGGGCCCGCGAGGGCGACATCGATCTGGCCGTCCTCGACATCGCGATGCCCCACCGGACCGGACTGCAGGCGGCCCGCGAACTGTCCCGGCTGCGGCCCGAACCGCGGACGCTGATGCTGACGATGTACGACAACGAGCAGTACTTCTTCGAGGCCCTGAAGGCAGGCGCCTCCGGCTACGTCCCCAAGTCGGTCGCCGACCGCGATCTCGTCGAGGCCTGCCGCGCCGCCCTCCGCGACGAACCCTTCATCTACCCCGGTGCCGAGACCACCCTCATCCGCACCTACCTCGACCGTGCCCGTACCGGTGACCGGCTCCCCGAACGCCCCATCACCGAGCGGGAGGAGGAGATCCTCAAACTCGTCGCCGAGGGCCACACCTCCAAGGAGATCGCCCGCCTCCTCGTCATCAGCGCCAAGACCGTCGAACGCCACCGCGCCAACCTCCTGCACAAACTGGGCCTGCGCGACCGTCTGGAACTCACCCGCTACGCCATCCGCACGGGCCTGACGGAGCCCTGA
- a CDS encoding HAMP domain-containing sensor histidine kinase, which translates to MSLYWRIFLSNAAVLLVAVLLLLGPVTVSTPVLFGEALVLLAGLGVMLIANAVLLRVGLAPLGRLTRAMTTADLLRPGSRTTVTGPVEIAELTKSFNAMLARLEAERATSSGRALSAQEAERRRLARELHDEVGQTLTAVLLQLSHAADLAPRAVRTDLRQAQETTRAGLEEIRRIARRLRPGVLEELGLHSALRALTAEFTTARLRVTAHITPGLPRLDPDTELVLYRIAQEGLTNTARHAGATRAEIHLRPLPDGRIALLIRDDGRGIAAAPEGAGLNGMRERALLIGADLTIGTASRGGTEIILHATTAALAPTGDDTPTAGLGPVTDRVPETAR; encoded by the coding sequence ATGTCGCTGTACTGGCGGATCTTCCTGTCCAACGCGGCCGTGCTCCTGGTCGCCGTCCTGCTGCTCCTGGGCCCGGTCACCGTCTCCACGCCCGTGCTGTTCGGCGAGGCCCTGGTGCTGCTCGCCGGGCTGGGCGTGATGCTGATCGCGAACGCCGTCCTGCTGCGGGTCGGGCTGGCCCCCCTCGGCCGGCTGACCCGGGCCATGACCACCGCCGACCTCCTGAGACCCGGCAGCCGGACCACCGTCACCGGGCCGGTCGAGATCGCCGAACTCACCAAGTCGTTCAACGCCATGCTGGCCCGCCTCGAAGCGGAGCGTGCCACGAGTTCGGGCCGTGCCCTGTCCGCGCAGGAGGCCGAACGCCGGCGCCTGGCGCGCGAGCTCCACGACGAGGTCGGGCAGACCCTCACCGCCGTGCTCCTCCAGCTCAGCCACGCCGCCGACCTCGCGCCGCGCGCCGTACGCACCGATCTGCGGCAGGCACAGGAGACCACCCGCGCGGGCCTGGAGGAGATACGCCGCATCGCGCGCCGACTGCGCCCCGGCGTCCTCGAAGAACTGGGCCTGCACAGCGCCCTGCGCGCCCTCACCGCGGAGTTCACCACCGCACGGCTGCGGGTCACCGCCCACATCACCCCGGGTCTGCCCCGCCTGGACCCCGACACCGAACTCGTCCTCTACCGCATCGCGCAGGAGGGCCTCACCAACACCGCCCGCCACGCCGGCGCCACCCGCGCCGAGATCCATCTGCGCCCCCTGCCGGACGGCCGCATCGCCCTGCTGATACGGGACGACGGACGCGGTATCGCCGCCGCGCCCGAGGGAGCCGGCCTCAACGGCATGCGCGAGCGGGCCCTGCTCATCGGCGCCGATCTGACCATCGGCACCGCCTCCCGAGGAGGAACGGAGATCATCCTGCACGCCACGACCGCCGCCCTCGCCCCCACCGGCGACGACACCCCCACCGCCGGCCTCGGCCCCGTCACCGACCGCGTCCCGGAAACCGCGCGATGA
- a CDS encoding cation:proton antiporter regulatory subunit — protein MSTTPLPGIGVQYDLTTREHRHLSVIAHRDGTRTVNVYRADDPDACAQALHLTEPESALLIDALSPGHHSPNLLSTTDLGLVAERIELASTSYWNGRVLGDTRMRTETGVSIVAVLRRAQAIPSPTPDFRLAGGDTLIVIGTREGVESAAAILGRT, from the coding sequence ATGAGCACCACACCCTTGCCGGGGATCGGTGTCCAGTACGACCTGACCACCCGGGAGCACCGTCATCTGTCGGTGATCGCGCACCGGGACGGCACCAGGACGGTGAACGTCTACCGGGCCGACGACCCGGACGCCTGCGCCCAGGCGCTGCATCTGACGGAACCGGAGAGCGCGCTGCTGATCGACGCGCTCTCCCCCGGCCATCACAGTCCGAACCTGCTCTCCACGACCGACCTCGGGCTGGTGGCGGAGCGGATCGAGCTGGCGTCCACGTCGTACTGGAACGGCCGGGTCCTCGGTGACACCCGGATGCGGACCGAGACGGGTGTCTCGATCGTGGCCGTGCTGCGCCGGGCCCAGGCGATCCCCTCCCCCACTCCGGACTTCCGCCTCGCGGGCGGTGACACGCTCATCGTGATCGGCACCCGGGAGGGTGTGGAGTCGGCCGCCGCGATACTCGGGCGGACGTGA